AGCAAAAATTTTTCTGAATTTTTTTTCTTCATCAGGTGCAGCATTGTTTATTCTTAAAAGTTCTTTTATCATAATTTCTCTCTGTTTATTTTCATCATCAACTATTTTTCTGACTTCTTTTGCATCTTCTGAATTTTTTGGTAATTCTCTTATAACAACTCTAAAATCATTTGTCTCTCCAATATATCCTGATTTCTTGAATTCATCAAGTTTTTCTCTCCATGTATTCATTTTTTCTTTTGCTTCACTTATTTTAGGAGAGTCAGTTTTTAAATCTTTTGTTACAACTACCTCTTCAGCATAAAGATTCCTTGTAAATAAATTGTCAAGAAAACTTTCTGGTTTGGTTTTTGAAGAGGATGGTGGTGCAAGTAAATCTT
This bacterium DNA region includes the following protein-coding sequences:
- a CDS encoding DUF1318 domain-containing protein, coding for MRKNFLLIFLVLGLISCAVVNVYVTFPEEKVKKAAEDLLAPPSSSKTKPESFLDNLFTRNLYAEEVVVTKDLKTDSPKISEAKEKMNTWREKLDEFKKSGYIGETNDFRVVIRELPKNSEDAKEVRKIVDDENKQREIMIKELLRINNAAPDEEKKFRKIFAEVAQKYSPQNTWIQLSDNSWTKKK